In Vicugna pacos chromosome 10, VicPac4, whole genome shotgun sequence, the following proteins share a genomic window:
- the PCNX3 gene encoding pecanex-like protein 3 isoform X6, which yields MGSQVLQILRQGVWASLTGGWFFDPHQSTFSNCFHLYVWIFLLTFPFLLYMVLPPSLMVAGVYCLVVAVIFATIKTVNYRLHAMFDQGEIVEKRNSTMGEPEEEPAQGDSNLPRDPGVEMTVFRKVSSTPPVRCSSQHSVFGFNQVSELLPRMDDSGPLRDIKELVREQGSNNVIVTSADREMLKLSSQEKLIGDLPQTPPGAAPDPSLPSTDSSERSPLAGDGTPWSGSSVADTPMSPLLKGSLSQELSKSFLTLTRPDRALVRTSSRREQRRGASGYQPLDRRGSGEPTPQKAGSSDSCFSGTDRETLSSFKSEKTNSTHLDSPPGGQAPEGSDTDPPSEAELPASPDAGVPSDDTLRSFDTVVGAGTPPGPAEPLLVVRPKDLALLRPSKRRLPMRRQSPAGRAPRRPLLEGGGFFEDDDTSEGSELSPASSLRSQRRYSTDSSSSTSCYSPESSRGAAGGPRKRRAPHGAEEGTAVPPKRPYGTQRTPSTASAKTHARVLSMDGAGGDVLRGPLAGSKAELEAQAGVELAAGEPAVLPAEARRGPAANQPGWRGELQEEGAVGGVAEETGKRDRLSNVRRTQAIRRRHNAGSNPTPPASVMGSPPSSLQEAQRGRAASHSRALTLPSALHFASSLLLTRAGANVHEACTFDDTSEGAVHYFYDESGCLVSHTPAPGVRRSYTFGLAGGGYENPVGQQGEQAANGAWDRHSHSSSFHSADVPEAAGGLNLLQPRPVVLQGMQVRRVPLEIPEFDLLDQDSLHESQEQTLMEEAPPRAQHSYKYWLLPGRWTSVRYERLALLALLDRTRGLVENILGVGLSSLVAFLGYLLLLKGFFTDIWVFQFCLVIASCQYSLLKSVQPDAASPMHGHNWVIAYSRPVYFCICCLLIWLLDALGSAQPFPPVSLYGLTLFSASFFFCARDVATVFTLCFPFVFLLGLLPQVNTCLMYLLEQIDMHGFGGTAATSPLTAVFSLSRSLLAAALLYGFCLGAIKTPWPEQHVPVLFSVFCGLLVALSYHLSRQSSDPTVLWSLIRSKVFPELEERSLETARAEPPDPLPDKMRQSVREVLHSDLVMCVVIAVLTFAISASTVFIALKSVLGFVLYALAGAVGFFTHYLLPQLRKQLPWFCLSQPVLKPLEYSQYEVRGAAQVMWFEKLYAGLQCVEKYLIYPAVVLNALTVDAYAVVSHPDKFCLYCRALLMTVAGLKLLRSAFCCPPQQYLTLAFTVLLFHFDYPRLSQGFLLDYFLMSLLCSKLWDLLYKLRFVLTYIAPWQITWGSAFHAFAQPFAVPHSAMLFVQALLSALFSTPLNPLLGSAVFIMSYARPLKFWERDYNTKRVDHSNTRLVTQLDRNPGADDNNLNSIFYEHLTRSLQHTLCGDLVLGRWGNYSPGDCFVLASDYLNALVHLIEVGNGLVTFQLRGLEFRGTYCQQREVEAITEGVEEDEGCCCCEPGHLPRVLSFNAAFGQRWLAWEVTASKYVLEGYSISDNNAASMLQVFDLRKILITYYVKSIIYYVSRSPKLEAWLSHEGITTALRPVRAPGYADSDPTFSLSVDEDYDLRLSGLSLPSFCAVHLEWIQYCASRRGQPVDQDWNSPLVTLCFGLCVLGRRALGTASHSMSASLEPFLYGLHALFKGDFRITSPRDEWVFADMDLLHRVVAPGVRMALKLHQDHFTSPDEYEEPAALYDAIAANEERLVISHEGDPAWRSAILSNTPSLLALRHVLDDASDEYKIIMLNRRHLSFRVIKVNRECVRGLWAGQQQELVFLRNRNPERGSIQNAKQALRNMINSSCDQPLGYPIYVSPLTTSLAGSHPQLRALWGGPVSLGAIARWLLHSWERLHKGCGAGCNSGGNVDDSDCGGGGGLTSLSNNPPLAQPTPENTAGGGDQPLPPAPGWGPRPSLSGSGDGRPPPLLQWPPPRLPGPSPASPAPTEGPRPSRPPGPGLLSSEGPSGKWTLGVRKGLGGSEGEPASGSPKGSTPKSQAPLDLSLSPDISTNASPPRAAQDISCLDSSAPESGTPTGAPGDWPVPAEERESPAAQPLLEHQY from the exons ATGGGGTCGCAGGTATTGCAGATCCTGCGCCAGGGGGTGTGGGCTTCGCTCACCGGCGGTTGGTTCTTCGACCCGCACCAGAGCACTTTCTCCAACTGCTTCCACCTTTATGTCTGGATCTTCCTGCTCACCTTTCCTTTCTTGCTGTACATG GTCCTGCCCCCGAGCTTGATGGTGGCTGGTGTATACTGCCTTGTGGTGGCTGTCATCTTCGCTACCATCAAGACTGTGAACTATCGGCTGCATGCTATGTTCGACCAGGGCGAGATTGTGGAGAAGCGCAACTCTACCATGGGGGAGCCAGAGGAAGAGCCTGCCCAGGGGGACAGCAATCTGCCCAG GGACCCTGGAGTGGAGATGACAGTGTTTAGGAAAGTGAGTTCCACACCCCCTGTACGTTGTAGCTCTCAGCATTCTGTGTTTGGCTTCAACCAGGTCTCG GAGTTGCTGCCCCGAATGGATGACTCTGGGCCCCTCAGAG ACATCAAGGAGCTGGTGCGGGAGCAGGGCAGCAACAACGTGATTGTGACCTCAGCCGACCGAGAGATGCTGAAGCTAAGCTCACAGGAGAAATTGA TTGGAGACCTTCCCCAGACGCCCCCAGGGGCTGCCCCAGACCCATCTCTCCCCAGCACAGACTCATCAGAACGGTCTCCCTTGGCTGGAGATGGAACCCCCTGGAGTGGGAGCAGTGTAGCTGACACTCCCATGAGCCCCCTGCTGAAGGGGAGCCTCAGCCAGGAGCTGAGCAAGAGTTTCCTGACCCTGACCCGGCCTGACCGGGCCCTGGTGAGGACCAGCAGTCGACGGGAACAACGCCGGGGAGCAAGCGGCTACCAGCCCCTGGACCGGCGGGGCTCAGGCGAGCCCACACCCCAGAAAGCCGGCTCCTCAGATTCCTGCTTCAGCGGCACTGACAGGGAGACACTGAGCAGCTTCAAGAGCGAGAAGACCAACTCGACCCACCTGGACAGCCCCCCTGGTGGGCAAGCTCCCGAAGGCAGCGACACAGACCCACCTTCTGAGGCTGAGCTGCCCGCCTCACCTGATGCCGGAGTCCCCTCAGATGACACACTGCGTTCCTTTGACACAGTCGTAGGAGCAGGGACACCACCAGGCCCAGCAGAGCCGCTCCTGGTTGTGCGGCCCAAGGACTTGGCCTTGCTGCGGCCTAGCAAACGGCGGCTGCCCATGCGAAGACAGTCCCCCGCTGGCCGTGCCCCTCGGCGGCCACTGCTTGAAGGCGGGGGATTCTTCGAGGATGATGACACCAGCGAGGGCAGTGAACTGAGCCCGGCCTCCAGCCTCCGATCCCAGCGCCGCTACAGCACTGACAGCTCCTCTTCCACGTCCTGCTATTCCCCCGAGAGCTCTCGGGGTGCAGCAGGAGGGCCCAGAAAACGACGGGCCCCCCACGGGGCTGAGGAGGGGACTGCTGTGCCCCCCAAGCGGCCCTATGGGACCCAGCGGACGCCTAGTACGGCCAGTGCCAAAACACATGCCCGCGTGCTGAGCATGGATGGGGCCGGGGGTGAtgtcctcaggggccccctgGCTGGCTCCAAGGCTGAGCTGGAGGCCCAGGCCGGGGTGGAGCTGGCTGCTGGTGAGCCTGCTGTGCTGCCTGCTGAGGCCCGTAGGGGACCTGCTGCCAACCAGCCTGGCTGGAGGGGGGAGCTGCAGGAGGAAGGTGCTGTGGGGGGAG TTGCCGAAGAGACTGGCAAGCGGGACCGCTTGAGCAACGTAAGGCGGACTCAGGCGATTCGGAGGCGTCACAATGCCGGCAGCAACCCCACCCCCCCAGCCTCTGTCATGGGCTCACCACCCAG CAGCCTGCAGGAGGCTCAGCGGGGCCGGGCTGCCTCCCACTCCCGGGCGTTGACACTGCCCTCTGCCCTGCACTTCGCCTCCTCGCTGCTGCTCACCCGAGCTGGAGCCAATGTGCACGAGGCCTGCACCTTTGATGACACTTCCGAGGGTGCTGTGCATTACTTCTACGACGAGAGTG GCTGCCTTGTGTCCCACACCCCTGCCCCAGGTGTGCGGCGTTCCTATACCTTCGGACTGGCCGGAGGGGGCTACGAGAACCCTGTAGGGCAGCAGGGGGAGCAGGCAGCCAATGGAGCTTG GGACCGCCATTCACATTCCTCCAGCTTCCACTCAGCTGATGTCCCTGAGGCAGCAGGAGGCCTGAACCTGCTGCAGCCACGGCCCGTGGTCCTGCAGGGCATGCAGGTGCGCCGAGTGCCCCTGGAGATCCCGGAG TTTGACCTGCTGGACCAGGACTCCCTGCACGAATCCCAGGAGCAGACGCTGATGGAGGAAGCGCCACCCCGGGCCCAGCACAGCTACAAGTACTGGCTTCTTCCTGGTCGCTGGACCTCTGTGCGCTATGAGCGACTTGCTCTGCTGGCCCTGCTGGACCG GACTCGGGGGCTGGTGGAGAACATCCTCGGTGTCGGCCTGAGCAGCCTTGTCGCCTTCCTGGGCTACCTGCTGCTGCTCAAGGGCTTCTTCACCGACATCTGGGTCTTCCAGTTCTGCCTGGTCATCGCCTCCTGCCAGTATTCCCTGCTGAAG AGTGTCCAGCCTGATGCCGCATCTCCCATGCAT ggccacaACTGGGTGATCGCGTACAGCCGGCCCGTCTACTTCTGCATCTGCTGTTTGCTCATCTGGCTGCTGGACGCCCTGGGCTCAGCTCAGCCCTTCCCGCCCGTCTCCCTCTATGGCCTCAcactcttctctgcctcctttttCTTCTGTGCCCGTGATGTGGCCACTG TGTTCACCCTGTGCTTCCCATTCGTCttcctcctgggcctcctgccccaggtcaacACCTGCCTCATGTACCTGCTGGAACAGATAGACATGCACGGCTTTGGGGGCACAG CTGCCACCAGCCCGCTCACTGCGGTCTTCAGCCTTTCCCGCAGTCTGCTGGCTGCTGCCCTGCTCTACGGCTTCTGCCTGGGTGCCATCAAG ACTCCTTGGCCAGAGCAGCACGTCCCTGTCCTCTTCTCCGTCTTCTGTGGCCTCTTGGTGGCACTGTCCTACCACCTGAGCCGGCAGAGCAGTGACCCCACCGTGCTCTG GTCTCTGATCCGGAGCAAGGTTTTCCCTGAGCTGGAGGAACGGAGCTTGGAGACAGCCCGTGCCGAGCCCCCAGACCCACTGCCAGACAAGATGCGCCAGTCAGTG CGTGAAGTCCTGCACTCTGACCTGGTGATGTGTGTGGTCATTGCCGTGCTCACCTTTGCCATCAGCGCCAGCACCGTCTTCATTGCCCTGAAG TCGGTGCTGGGTTTTGTGTTGTATGCTCTGGCTGGGGCCGTGGGCTTCTTCACACATTACTTGCTGCCACAACTCCGCAAGCAGCTGCCATGGTTCTGCCTGTCACAGCCTGTGCTGAAGCCACTGGAGTATAGCCAATACGAAGTGCGTG GTGCCGCCCAGGTGATGTGGTTTGAGAAGCTGTACGCGGGCCTGCAGTGCGTGGAGAAGTACCTCATCTACCCTGCTGTGGTGCTCAACGCCCTCACAGTGGATGCCTACGCTGTCGTCAGCCACCCGGACAAGTTCTGTCTCTA CTGCCGGGCGCTGCTGATGACTGTGGCTGGGCTGAAGTTGCTGCGCTCGGCTTTCTGCTGCCCACCCCAGCAGTACCTGACCTTGGCCTTCACCGTCCTGCTCTTCCACTTCGACTACCCGCGCCTCTCCCAGGGCTTTCTGCTCGACTACTTCCTCATGTCCCTGCTCTGCAGCAAG CTGTGGGACCTGCTGTATAAGCTGCGTTTTGTGCTGACCTACATCGCACCCTGGCAGATCACCTGGGGCTCGGCTTTCCACGCCTTTGCCCAGCCCTTTGCTGTGCCCC ACTCGGCCATGCTGTTCGTTCAGGCCCTGCTCTCGGCGCTTTTCTCCACGCCACTCAACCCCCTGCTGGGCAGCGCGGTCTTCATCATGTCCTACGCGCGGCCCCTCAAGTTCTGGGAGCGCGACTACAA CACTAAACGTGTGGATCATTCCAACACCCGCTTGGTCACACAGCTGGACCGGAATCCTG GCGCTGACGACAACAACCTCAACTCTATCTTCTACGAGCACTTGACTCGCTCGCTGCAGCACACGCTGTGTGGGGACCTGGTGCTTGGCCGCTGGGGCAACTATAGCCCTGGCGACTGCTTTGTGCTGGCCTCCGACTACCTCAACGCCCTGGTGCACCTCATTGAGGTCGGCAATGGCCTTGTCACCTTCCAGCTGCGTGGCCTGGAGTTCCGGG GTACATACTGCCAGCAGCGTGAGGTGGAGGCCATCACAGAGGGTGTGGAGGAGGAcgagggctgctgctgctgcgagCCTGGCCACCTGCCAAGGGTCCTATCCTTCAATGCTGCCTTCGGGCAGCGCTGGCTGGCCTGGGAAGTGACGGCCAGCAAGTACGTGCTGGAGGGCTACAGCATCAGTGACAACAATGCCGCCTCCATGCTACAGGTCTTTGACCTCCGCAAGATCCTCATCACCTACTACGTCAAG AGCATCATCTACTATGTGAGCCGCTCACCAAAGCTGGAGGCCTGGCTCAGCCATGAGGGAATCACGACGGCCCTGCGTCCTGTGCGGGCACCTGGCTATGCTGACTCAGACCCCACCTTCTCGCTGAGCGTGGATGAGGACTATGACCTTCGCCTCTCTGGCCTCTCGCTGCCCTCCTTCTGCGCGGTACACCTTGAGTGGATCCAGTACTGTGCCTCCCGGCGCGGCCAG CCTGTGGACCAGGATTGGAACTCGCCGCTGGTCACACTGTGTTTCGGCCTGTGTGTGCTGGGCCGCCGggccctggggacagcctcgcACAGCATGTCTGCCAG cctGGAGCCCTTCCTCTACGGTCTGCATGCCCTGTTTAAGGGAGACTTCCGTATTACCTCCCCACGAGATGAGTGGGTCTTTGCCGACATGGACCTGCTTCACCGCGTGGTGGCACCTGGGGTTCGCATGGCCCTAAAGCTTCACCAA GACCACTTCACGTCCCCAGATGAGTACGAGGAGCCGGCTGCCCTTTATGATGCCATTGCAGCCAACGAGGAGCGCCTGGTCATCTCCCATGAGGGCGACCCAGCCTGGCGCAGCGCCATCCTCAGCAACACGCCTTCACTGCTGGCATTGCGCCATGTCCTGGACGACGCCTCGGACGAGTACAAGATCATCATGCTCAACCGGCGCCACCTCAGCTTTCGTGTCATCAAG GTGAACCGGGAATGCGTGCGCGGCCTGTGGGCTGGGCAACAGCAGGAGCTGGTGTTCCTGCGCAACCGCAACCCCGAGCGAGGCAGCATCCAGAATGCCAAGCAGGCGCTCCGCAACATGATCAACTCCTCCTGCGACCAGCCGCTGGGCTACCCCATCTACGTGTCGCCCCTCACCACCTCGCTGGCTGGCAGCCACCCCCAGCTGCGGGCGCTGTGGGGTGGCCCTGTCAGCCTGGGTGCCATCGCCCGCTGGCTCCTGCATAGCTGGGAGAG GCTTCACaagggctgtggtgccggctGCAATAGCGGCGGGAACGTGGATGACTCTGACTGTGGTGGAGGCGGTGGCTTGACCTCTCTCAGCAATAACCCCCCCTTGGCACAGCCCACACCTGAGAACACAGCAG GCGGTGGTGACCAGCCTCTCCCACCAGCCCCGGGCTGGGGCCCACGGCCCTCCCTGAGTGGCTCTGGTGATGGGCGCCCCCCTCCTCTGCTGCAGTGGCCGCCCCCTCGGCTCCCTGGACCATCTCCTGCTTCGCCTGCCCCCACTGAGGGTCCCCGGCCCTCAAGGCCCCCTGGCCCTGGTCTCCTTAGTTCTGAGGGTCCCAGTGGGAAGTGGACCCTGGGGGTTCGGAAGGGGCTGGGGGGATCCGAGGGGGAGCCAGCCTCAGGGAGCCCTAAAGGAAGCACCCCCAAATCTCAG GCACCCCTTGACCTCAGCCTCAGCCCAGATATCAGCACCAATGCCTCGCCCCCCAGAGCAGCGCAGGACATTTCTTGTTTGGACAGCAGTGCTCCTGAGAGTGGCACGCCGACTGGGGCTCCTGGCGACTGGCCTGTCCCTGCTGAGGAGCGAGAGAGCCCAGCTGCCCAGCCCCTGCTGGAGCATCAGTACTGA